From a single Miscanthus floridulus cultivar M001 chromosome 8, ASM1932011v1, whole genome shotgun sequence genomic region:
- the LOC136470440 gene encoding uncharacterized protein, which yields MDTEATPLPPPPPLRTRFAVAKRLPPRSSQKRPADELPLAPLKALKASPGSSAHWVAEAQAAIQRGAASARVDPRGPATQGGVAEAAPTQTREGALSPRGGEAHESDGASVPLVAKDAGVSEAEAMEAIAPTTVETAVATVGVSTSAEATMAKAKAPETVEAIIAEAGAPEITKAIVMAVRPSV from the exons atggatacggaggcgacaCCTCTGCCACCGCCTCCACCGTTACGGACGAGGTTCGCCGTGGCGAAAcggttgccgccccgttcaag tcagaagcggcctgcggatgagctccccttggcgccccttaaggcgctaaaggcgagccccggctcctccgcccactgggtggcggaggcacaagccgctatccaacgcggcgcAGCATCGGCGAGGGTTGACCCAAGGGGgccagccacccaaggaggggttgcTGAGGCAgcccctacacagacgagggagggagcgctttcgcctcgtgggggcgaggctcatgagtcggacggggccagcgtgcccttggttgccaaGGACGCCGGGGTCtctgaggctgaggcgatggaggctaTAGCGCCCACGACCGTCGAGACCGCAGTGGCCACGGTCGGTGTCTCTACGTCTGCTGAGGCCACGATGGCGAAGGCCAAAGCCCCCGAGACTGTCGAGGCCAtaattgcagaggccggagcccccgagatcaccaaggccaTCGTGATGGCGGTGAGGCCGTCTGTCTAG